A section of the Mangifera indica cultivar Alphonso chromosome 12, CATAS_Mindica_2.1, whole genome shotgun sequence genome encodes:
- the LOC123192485 gene encoding glycerol-3-phosphate dehydrogenase [NAD(+)] 2, chloroplastic isoform X2: MAAHVANRKAQLEVYMLVRDLAVCQSINEKHCNCRCFPEHKLPENVIATTDAKTALLGSDYCLHAVPVQFSSSFLEGIVDYVDPGLPFISLSKGLELNTLRMMSQIIPQSLRNPRQPFVALSGPSFALELMNKLPTAMVVASKDKKLANSVQQLLSSDQLRISSSSDVTGVEIAGALKNVLAIAAGIVEGMNLGNNSMAALVAQGCSEIRWLATKMGAKPTTITGLSGTGDIMLTCFVNLSRNRTVGVRLGSGQKLEDILNSMNQVAEGVSTAGAVIALAQKYKVKMPVLTAVARIIDNELTPTKAVLELMNLPQVEEV, encoded by the exons ATGGCAGCACATGTTGCAAATAGAAAGGCTCAATTGGAGGTTTACATGCTTGTGCGTGATCTTGCTGTTTGTCAATCTATCAATGAGAAGCACTGTAATTG TCGGTGCTTCCCAGAACACAAACTACCAGAAAATGTGATTGCAACAACTGATGCCAAAACTGCTTTACTTGGCTCTGACTATTGCCTTCATGCAGTGCCTGTGCAG TTTAGTTCGTCTTTTCTTGAGGGCATTGTTGATTATGTTGATCCAGGCTTGCCTTTCATATCCCTTAGTAAAGGGTTAGAGCTCAACACGTTGAGGATGATGTCTCAGATTATTCCCCAATCATTGAGGAATCCTCGCCAACCCTTTGTTGCATTATCAGGTCCATCATTTGCGCTGGAATTGATGAATAAATTACCAACAG CAATGGTGGTGGcatcaaaagacaaaaaattggCAAATTCTGTTCAGCAGCTACTTTCTTCTGATCAATTAAGAATCAGCTCTTCAAG TGATGTTACAGGGGTGGAAATTGCAGGTGCACTAAAGAATGTGCTTGCAATAGCAGCGGGGATTGTGGAAGGCATGAATCTTGGCAATAATTCTATGGCAGCTCTTGTTGCTCAAGGTTGCTCTGAGATACGATGGCTGGCAACAAAG ATGGGTGCTAAGCCAACAACAATCACTGGTCTATCAGGGACAGGGGACATCATGCTTACGTGTTTTGTAAATCTTTCAAGAAATAGAACTGTTGGTGTCCGTCTTGGATCAGGACAGAAGCTTGAAGATATACTAAATTCCATGAATCAG GTAGCTGAAGGTGTATCAACTGCTGGGGCTGTGATTGCACTGGCCCAAAAATATAAGGTCAAGATGCCGGTTTTGACAGCAGTTGCTAGGATCATAGATAATGAACTAACCCCGACAAAAGCTGTCCTTGAATTAATGAATCTCCCTCAG GTTGAAGAAGTCTGA
- the LOC123193681 gene encoding aminoacyl tRNA synthase complex-interacting multifunctional protein 1 isoform X3, whose product MAANGSINSNKKQLIVSALCKHLSLDPKKIVCDAEESDLKTLYSNILKASGKDSSSALCDEVMKWIEFAESFIADSKACFDVLSKFNEELTPKAVLLGNGLRPSEADVVVFSTVHSSVIGLPKAHQEKLPHVVRWMDYIQSIEDFKELFENVSVEKARFEPPRKEGKGATQEKKESIETETVGKDKKKKATGDKDATQEMKKSSETEASEKDKELSVSLLNIQVGLIRKAWKHPSADSLLVEEIDIGEAKVRQVVSGLAKYCNPDELTNRRVVLITNVKPGKLRDVMSEGLVLCASNEDHTVVEPLLPPGGAKPGERVSFSGIDGKPEDVLNPKKKQLEKITPHLFTDEKGVATFKGIPFMTSAGPCTSSILKASIK is encoded by the exons ATGGCTGCAAACGGAAGCATCAACTCCAATAAAAAACAGTTGATAGTTTCAGCTCTCTGCAAACACCTTTCTTTAGATCCT AAAAAAATTGTGTGTGATGCTGAAGAGAGTGATCTTAAGACTTTATACTCAAACATATTGAAGGCATCAGGAAAGGATTCCTCTTCGGCACTCTGTGATGAG GTGATGAAGTGGATAGAATTTGCAGAGAGTTTTATTGCTGATTCTAAGGCATGCTTTGATGTTCTGAGCAAGTTTAATGAAGAGTTGACTCCAAAAGCTGTGCTTTTGGGAAATGGATTGAGACCCTCTGAAGCTGATGTTGTTGTGTTTTCCACAGTACATTCATCAGTG ATTGGTCTTCCAAAAGCCCACCAGGAAAAGTTGCCACATGTTGTGAGATGGATGGATTACATTCAG AGCATTGAGGATTTTAAGGAGTTATTTGAAAATGTTTCTGTAGAGAAGGCTAGATTTGAGCCTCCG AGAAAAGAGGGAAAGGGAGCTACTCAAGAGAAGAAGGAATCAATTGAAACAGAAACAGTAGggaaagacaaaaagaaaaaggctaCAGGAGATAAGGATGCTAcacaagaaatgaaaaaatcatCTGAAACTGAAGCTTCTGAGAAGGACAAAGAACTTAGTGTAAGCTTACTTAATATACAGGTTGGTTTAATCCGCAAAGCATGGAAGCATCCATCTGCTGATAG TTTACTGGTTGAGGAGATAGACATTGGAGAAGCTAAAGTGCGGCAAGTGGTTAGTGGATTGGCAAAATATTGCAATCCAGATGAGTTGACG AATCGCCGTGTTGTGCTGATAACTAATGTGAAACCTGGAAAGCTACGAGATGTGATGTCAGAAGGATTG GTGCTTTGTGCTTCGAATGAAGATCACACTGTTGTAGAGCCTTTACTACCTCCAGGAGGGGCCAAACCTGGGGAGCGTGTTTCATTCTCTGG GATTGATGGAAAACCAGAGGATGTCCTAAATCCAAAAAAGAAGCAGTTGGAGAAGATTACACCG CATTTGTTCACTGATGAGAAGGGTGTCGCCACATTTAAGGGCATACCATTTATGACATCTGCTGGGCCATGTACATCATCCATTCTTAAGGCTAGCATCAAGTGA
- the LOC123192694 gene encoding two-component response regulator ARR17-like — translation MEVTSCSSKPHVLAVDDNLVDRKLVEMLLKKSSCKVTTAENGLRALEYLGLADEQENALESNESKVSMVITDYCMPGMSGYELLKKIKESSATKEVPVVVVSSENIPTRINKCLEEGAQMFMLKPLKASDVQKLTCHLVN, via the exons ATGGAGGTTACATCCTGTTCATCAAAGCCTCATGTTTTAGCTGTTGATGATAATCTTGTTGATCGAAAATTGGTTGAGATGTTACTCAAGAAGTCCTCTTGTAAAG TGACAACTGCAGAGAATGGGCTGAGGGCTTTGGAGTATCTGGGTTTGGCTGATGAACAAGAGAATGCCCTGGAGAGCAAT GAATCCAAGGTGAGTATGGTGATAACAGACTATTGTATGCCAGGAATGTCAGGTTATGAGCTTCTAAAGAAAATCAAG GAATCTTCTGCAACAAAGGAGGTTCCAGTTGTTGTAGTTTCATCAGAGAACATCCCAACTCGTATTAACAA GTGCTTAGAGGAAGGAGCTCAAATGTTCATGCTGAAGCCTTTGAAAGCATCAGATGTGCAGAAATTGACATGCCATTTGGTTAATTGA
- the LOC123192485 gene encoding glycerol-3-phosphate dehydrogenase [NAD(+)] 2, chloroplastic isoform X1: MTTFMEPRLLKLNLNPVFTSKTSYAPAPLYIHNLKLPKSPSNSSALILTLNSLSTATCCFAADHSPSLLDDSGSNPVALTAPERTRDRRKVVRVAWEKLVRWSRSWRSKAKTDVLERTNKVVVLGGGSFGTAMAAHVANRKAQLEVYMLVRDLAVCQSINEKHCNCRCFPEHKLPENVIATTDAKTALLGSDYCLHAVPVQFSSSFLEGIVDYVDPGLPFISLSKGLELNTLRMMSQIIPQSLRNPRQPFVALSGPSFALELMNKLPTAMVVASKDKKLANSVQQLLSSDQLRISSSSDVTGVEIAGALKNVLAIAAGIVEGMNLGNNSMAALVAQGCSEIRWLATKMGAKPTTITGLSGTGDIMLTCFVNLSRNRTVGVRLGSGQKLEDILNSMNQVAEGVSTAGAVIALAQKYKVKMPVLTAVARIIDNELTPTKAVLELMNLPQVEEV; this comes from the exons ATGACTACGTTTATGGAGCCACGCTTGTTGAAGTTGAACCTGAACCCAGTGTTCACTTCAAAAACCTCTTACGCACCAGCTCCGCTTTATATTCACAATCTCAAACTCCCTAAGTCTCCCTCCAACAGTTCAGCTCTCATTTTAACTCTCAACTCTTTATCTACTGCCACTTGTTGTTTTGCTGCTGATCACTCTCCTTCGCTTCTTGATGATTCTGGCTCAAACCCGGTTGCTCTTACTGCCCCTGAGAGGACCCGTGACCGTCGTAAAGTTGTTAGAGTTGCATGGGAAAAATTGGTCAGGTGGTCTCGCTCGTGGCGTTCCAAAGCCAAAACTGACGTCCTTGAACGCACTAACAAG GTGGTGGTGCTTGGAGGAGGGTCTTTTGGTACGGCAATGGCAGCACATGTTGCAAATAGAAAGGCTCAATTGGAGGTTTACATGCTTGTGCGTGATCTTGCTGTTTGTCAATCTATCAATGAGAAGCACTGTAATTG TCGGTGCTTCCCAGAACACAAACTACCAGAAAATGTGATTGCAACAACTGATGCCAAAACTGCTTTACTTGGCTCTGACTATTGCCTTCATGCAGTGCCTGTGCAG TTTAGTTCGTCTTTTCTTGAGGGCATTGTTGATTATGTTGATCCAGGCTTGCCTTTCATATCCCTTAGTAAAGGGTTAGAGCTCAACACGTTGAGGATGATGTCTCAGATTATTCCCCAATCATTGAGGAATCCTCGCCAACCCTTTGTTGCATTATCAGGTCCATCATTTGCGCTGGAATTGATGAATAAATTACCAACAG CAATGGTGGTGGcatcaaaagacaaaaaattggCAAATTCTGTTCAGCAGCTACTTTCTTCTGATCAATTAAGAATCAGCTCTTCAAG TGATGTTACAGGGGTGGAAATTGCAGGTGCACTAAAGAATGTGCTTGCAATAGCAGCGGGGATTGTGGAAGGCATGAATCTTGGCAATAATTCTATGGCAGCTCTTGTTGCTCAAGGTTGCTCTGAGATACGATGGCTGGCAACAAAG ATGGGTGCTAAGCCAACAACAATCACTGGTCTATCAGGGACAGGGGACATCATGCTTACGTGTTTTGTAAATCTTTCAAGAAATAGAACTGTTGGTGTCCGTCTTGGATCAGGACAGAAGCTTGAAGATATACTAAATTCCATGAATCAG GTAGCTGAAGGTGTATCAACTGCTGGGGCTGTGATTGCACTGGCCCAAAAATATAAGGTCAAGATGCCGGTTTTGACAGCAGTTGCTAGGATCATAGATAATGAACTAACCCCGACAAAAGCTGTCCTTGAATTAATGAATCTCCCTCAG GTTGAAGAAGTCTGA
- the LOC123193681 gene encoding aminoacyl tRNA synthase complex-interacting multifunctional protein 1 isoform X1: protein MAANGSINSNKKQLIVSALCKHLSLDPKKIVCDAEESDLKTLYSNILKASGKDSSSALCDEVMKWIEFAESFIADSKACFDVLSKFNEELTPKAVLLGNGLRPSEADVVVFSTVHSSVIGLPKAHQEKLPHVVRWMDYIQSIEDFKELFENVSVEKARFEPPVEVESNAKKITQSSKNADKSEAGSNTKTTDVGRKEGKGATQEKKESIETETVGKDKKKKATGDKDATQEMKKSSETEASEKDKELSVSLLNIQVGLIRKAWKHPSADSLLVEEIDIGEAKVRQVVSGLAKYCNPDELTNRRVVLITNVKPGKLRDVMSEGLVLCASNEDHTVVEPLLPPGGAKPGERVSFSGIDGKPEDVLNPKKKQLEKITPHLFTDEKGVATFKGIPFMTSAGPCTSSILKASIK, encoded by the exons ATGGCTGCAAACGGAAGCATCAACTCCAATAAAAAACAGTTGATAGTTTCAGCTCTCTGCAAACACCTTTCTTTAGATCCT AAAAAAATTGTGTGTGATGCTGAAGAGAGTGATCTTAAGACTTTATACTCAAACATATTGAAGGCATCAGGAAAGGATTCCTCTTCGGCACTCTGTGATGAG GTGATGAAGTGGATAGAATTTGCAGAGAGTTTTATTGCTGATTCTAAGGCATGCTTTGATGTTCTGAGCAAGTTTAATGAAGAGTTGACTCCAAAAGCTGTGCTTTTGGGAAATGGATTGAGACCCTCTGAAGCTGATGTTGTTGTGTTTTCCACAGTACATTCATCAGTG ATTGGTCTTCCAAAAGCCCACCAGGAAAAGTTGCCACATGTTGTGAGATGGATGGATTACATTCAG AGCATTGAGGATTTTAAGGAGTTATTTGAAAATGTTTCTGTAGAGAAGGCTAGATTTGAGCCTCCG GTTGAAGTAGAATCAAATGCTAAAAAGATTACACAGAGCTCAAAAAATGCTGACAAGTCAGAAGCTGGCTCAAATACAAAAACTACAGACGTGGGG AGAAAAGAGGGAAAGGGAGCTACTCAAGAGAAGAAGGAATCAATTGAAACAGAAACAGTAGggaaagacaaaaagaaaaaggctaCAGGAGATAAGGATGCTAcacaagaaatgaaaaaatcatCTGAAACTGAAGCTTCTGAGAAGGACAAAGAACTTAGTGTAAGCTTACTTAATATACAGGTTGGTTTAATCCGCAAAGCATGGAAGCATCCATCTGCTGATAG TTTACTGGTTGAGGAGATAGACATTGGAGAAGCTAAAGTGCGGCAAGTGGTTAGTGGATTGGCAAAATATTGCAATCCAGATGAGTTGACG AATCGCCGTGTTGTGCTGATAACTAATGTGAAACCTGGAAAGCTACGAGATGTGATGTCAGAAGGATTG GTGCTTTGTGCTTCGAATGAAGATCACACTGTTGTAGAGCCTTTACTACCTCCAGGAGGGGCCAAACCTGGGGAGCGTGTTTCATTCTCTGG GATTGATGGAAAACCAGAGGATGTCCTAAATCCAAAAAAGAAGCAGTTGGAGAAGATTACACCG CATTTGTTCACTGATGAGAAGGGTGTCGCCACATTTAAGGGCATACCATTTATGACATCTGCTGGGCCATGTACATCATCCATTCTTAAGGCTAGCATCAAGTGA
- the LOC123193681 gene encoding aminoacyl tRNA synthase complex-interacting multifunctional protein 1 isoform X2 — MAANGSINSNKKQLIVSALCKHLSLDPKKIVCDAEESDLKTLYSNILKASGKDSSSALCDEVMKWIEFAESFIADSKACFDVLSKFNEELTPKAVLLGNGLRPSEADVVVFSTVHSSVIGLPKAHQEKLPHVVRWMDYIQSIEDFKELFENVSVEKARFEPPVEVESNAKKITQSSKNADKSEAGSNTKTTDRKEGKGATQEKKESIETETVGKDKKKKATGDKDATQEMKKSSETEASEKDKELSVSLLNIQVGLIRKAWKHPSADSLLVEEIDIGEAKVRQVVSGLAKYCNPDELTNRRVVLITNVKPGKLRDVMSEGLVLCASNEDHTVVEPLLPPGGAKPGERVSFSGIDGKPEDVLNPKKKQLEKITPHLFTDEKGVATFKGIPFMTSAGPCTSSILKASIK, encoded by the exons ATGGCTGCAAACGGAAGCATCAACTCCAATAAAAAACAGTTGATAGTTTCAGCTCTCTGCAAACACCTTTCTTTAGATCCT AAAAAAATTGTGTGTGATGCTGAAGAGAGTGATCTTAAGACTTTATACTCAAACATATTGAAGGCATCAGGAAAGGATTCCTCTTCGGCACTCTGTGATGAG GTGATGAAGTGGATAGAATTTGCAGAGAGTTTTATTGCTGATTCTAAGGCATGCTTTGATGTTCTGAGCAAGTTTAATGAAGAGTTGACTCCAAAAGCTGTGCTTTTGGGAAATGGATTGAGACCCTCTGAAGCTGATGTTGTTGTGTTTTCCACAGTACATTCATCAGTG ATTGGTCTTCCAAAAGCCCACCAGGAAAAGTTGCCACATGTTGTGAGATGGATGGATTACATTCAG AGCATTGAGGATTTTAAGGAGTTATTTGAAAATGTTTCTGTAGAGAAGGCTAGATTTGAGCCTCCG GTTGAAGTAGAATCAAATGCTAAAAAGATTACACAGAGCTCAAAAAATGCTGACAAGTCAGAAGCTGGCTCAAATACAAAAACTACAGAC AGAAAAGAGGGAAAGGGAGCTACTCAAGAGAAGAAGGAATCAATTGAAACAGAAACAGTAGggaaagacaaaaagaaaaaggctaCAGGAGATAAGGATGCTAcacaagaaatgaaaaaatcatCTGAAACTGAAGCTTCTGAGAAGGACAAAGAACTTAGTGTAAGCTTACTTAATATACAGGTTGGTTTAATCCGCAAAGCATGGAAGCATCCATCTGCTGATAG TTTACTGGTTGAGGAGATAGACATTGGAGAAGCTAAAGTGCGGCAAGTGGTTAGTGGATTGGCAAAATATTGCAATCCAGATGAGTTGACG AATCGCCGTGTTGTGCTGATAACTAATGTGAAACCTGGAAAGCTACGAGATGTGATGTCAGAAGGATTG GTGCTTTGTGCTTCGAATGAAGATCACACTGTTGTAGAGCCTTTACTACCTCCAGGAGGGGCCAAACCTGGGGAGCGTGTTTCATTCTCTGG GATTGATGGAAAACCAGAGGATGTCCTAAATCCAAAAAAGAAGCAGTTGGAGAAGATTACACCG CATTTGTTCACTGATGAGAAGGGTGTCGCCACATTTAAGGGCATACCATTTATGACATCTGCTGGGCCATGTACATCATCCATTCTTAAGGCTAGCATCAAGTGA